The genomic DNA TTAGCTTCAAAAATCCATGAAACCAAAGGTATAGCACTTTCGTTACTTTGAAGTAATACCAAAATGATGGCATCAAGTTTTTCCTTAAACTACGTGTGTTTTCTTCCTCACCTTGCTGCTCTGTGTGCACTGTGCTGTCGACTGTATTCTCCTGTGTGGACGTGGTCCTTTGTGACACATAGGATTGGCTTTCATCAGAGTCCTCATCCTCTGTCTTTatttctgagctctgcagagacAAAAAGTCATATCAAGTTCAGTTCTGGAAGTTGATTAAATAGGCCTCAGACTACagaaaaagtggcttaaaatattgaaaatgtataaatatttgcatttttacctTCTTCCTGTGCTTTGTTTCCTTAGCTTTGCTTCTCTTATCTGTGCAGATGAAAGagaaacattttcatcattaGGAATCTTCAAAAGACTTCATTTCAAATGCTGGTGCTTCTGGTGCAAGGTGTTATAGAACAGCCCTTGCTCGCTTCCTGTCAGTTGTCTCACCTCTCGATTTAGGTGTGGCAGGCAACATCCTGAAGACACGCACAGCTTGGTGGCCTTTGTTAATGCTCCTGTCTTTCACCTCCTCAATGTCAGGCAGTGAGTTCATTGCACAGCGGAAATTGGCTTTCCATGTCTTTGGGTCAGTGGTCTGACCCTCAACATATTTACCTGCAAAATGCATTCTGTTTAGTTTGCATCCTGATaagaaaattctgtttttgtgttagaAACTGTGTCAGTGCATGCTTACCTGTGTGAATGGCCCACTTCTTGAAAAGGCATGCGTCCTTGTCCATTTCCCAGCCATGCCGGGCTGCATGCTTCCAGGGAATAGAGAACATGGTCTTGTCCTGGGAAAAAAGGACACACACATGAGTTGCAAATACAGCTTACAAGAGGCTGCCATTCAAACTGTTAGAGGCTATCTTTTACAGGATTAAGATGAATAGTACTCAAGTAGCACAAACAACAATCAAGTTTTAGTGCATGACCTCATGTTAGATCTCATCAATGGCATTTTTGCAACAATCTCATGTTTGCAGAATAACTACTGCTAAGTGTGTGCTTAAATAAATGCTTTCTACCCCTACTCAAAATCCAATCCCAACTAGTGATTTAATAAAGTCACTGCAAATATTAGTAGTTAGGCTACACGTGTTGTTTTCATTGATCACTTCCCTCTTGACTGACCATAAATGGATCCtacaacaaatacatttcataaTGTCTAGTCCTGTATTAACACCATGTGCCGTGCATCTTTTCATTAAAACCATGCACATTACAAGAAGAAAATAATTCTGCCCTTACCTTGTCAACCCAGGTCAGACCCGTGATCGACTTGGATTCAATCATTTTCTCCAGCCATGGCCGCATCCTCATTCTTGAAACGGGCATGTTTGCCTAAAATGCAGCAACAGAACAGAAGAATTCAAATGTTTAGAAAACATGACTGAGAGAGGAAGTAAACTCCTGCATCTGCCCCAGCCAAGATTTACTGCTGCCTGCTGTTGGAGGGCGAGTGGAGTTCACGAACAGTGCAAGCAGTCGAACAAGGGGGCGTGTACGCGTAGGAGTCAACAGCACTATTAAGATCTAAACAGACCCCAGAGCACTTTCTGGCTAGACTTAGTTGGCTTTGCATTAATCCCGTAGTGTGTCGTGCACTTGCACATATAATTTAGTCAAAAATCGAAGTGCACCTTGATTATTTTTACTACAGGAGGCTTCAGAGATGTGCGCCTCGAGCTCACGAGCGCGGGGAGACAGCGTAGACTGCCCAAATGCACCTAGATATGAATATGTTAAAAAGCCTTAAGTCTGCTGAAAGAAAACTCTGTAGCCATCTGTATCCATGTTAAACGTGAGCGTAATATACGCACAAAGTTTGAGCTgaaactttaacatttaaataaaaacaacttcatTTCGCCTACCATAATTTTTTACAtattaatgcatttattcaaTAGTTTATATAATCATACTTTTAAACATCTCCTTATACATACAAATACATAAAGAGTGTCATAATAAAGGATACATAATTTTCAAATAACTTACAGGTTTTGCTTGCTTGGGATCCTTGAGAGGAAGATGCACAAAATAGTCCAGTTAGTTCTAAGTTTGCTCCTCAGAGGCTTCTCCTAGTCAGTGAGTTATCCACTCAGTAGCTTGTCTCGTTCAGAACTGAGTGTAAACCGCTCACCGGCGTACACTTTTATAGTCTGTGATGTGAGCAGAGATGTTGGGTTTTCCCCGGCAAGGCATGCGTACACTGTAAAAAGTGTCGACCCACAAAAACATGGGCATCGTcttctaagaaaaaaaacttgtacACGCATCTATTGGGTGTACTTATATGGGACTATCCTTCATGTAAACATACATGTGTGTATTATTGTATCGTGCatatgcctattttttcttttaatgactAAAGTGTTTTTGCATCATTGTTGTCTGTCCTAAGTGTTGAAATATGCTGTAAGTCCCATTTTTCCTTGCCTTCtgttaaaactaaataaaaacatcaaattgcCCCATAAAGTCATACTTAATTTAATTGTGCCTTGTTGGGACTATAAACACTAGAAGTTCAtgtttattatcttttttttttttttttttttttgacacagtGCAATTATCACATAAAATTGCAATACACACAGACAGAATTAATATATTTCAATGTACAATATGATCAGGTTTCAATCATATTGCACACACAGGGTAAAAACTAATCTtgaatagcaaaaaaaaaaatactaattaaATAACAGTGACAAAgcattatattattataaaaacCAGCAGTCATTTTGATAATCTTAAGTAAATTAATGATATTAGAAAGGTGGATGCTTTGATAACAAAATGAAACAGGTATTTATAATTATATTGAGCAAAAATTGAATACAGCAGAGAGGAAATCAGTATTTGTTCTAATTTTGTGTTGAAAGTGTATTTATGGGTAGGTTATGTGTGCGTTCTGACAGGTTTACAACACATTTCTGCAGCAACAGGCTGTATGATAAATGTATCTGATAAAGTCAGAGTCACAATATTTTTTACAGCGCATATTCGCGCATGCGCCTCAGACTCCCCGTAGAAGCAGTAGAACTGTTTCCCAGAAATCACGCCGTTAAGAGTAAGGAGGAAGTTTACAATAACACGGGTAGAAGGCTGTTGGTTCTTGCACGTAGACTGGGACCAAACATATATGAGTTAACTTGTCTGTCACTCTCcctttattataataaaaataatcattattatCTTAACGAGACCCTGCAAATGTGCTTTTGTTCgacattaaaatatgaatgtCAGAATTTCATTTTGCAATATACGGTAGTTTTAAATTCGTTCAAAATTACAGGCTAAAGTGCaacttcttattattattattaaaatagaTATTTTCACATGTATTGCATCACACAAAAAAGGTTTTAACCGAATTCATAATGTTAATATAATTATCTTTTTAAACTTATGCTGGTATATAAAGAAACTGGGACATAAATCTGCAGTTTATGCAAAGTGTGCATTATGTAAAGAGGGATTTACATGAAAACTGTTATCTAAAAATCACATCTTAAGTATACTTAACCACCTGCATACGTGCACACACGGCCACGCGCACAGTGACACACAAAAGTGTTTGGCATGGCAAACATGTGAACTGCACCAGCCCTTTAGAATAAACAGCAGGCTAGGAGAGAAGAGGACTATTTCCCGTAAATGATGTAGTAATTTCAGTCGCCAGAGGGGGCAGTGTGGTACAGACTAACCGAGACTAACTCGTGACAGCTTGAATGTGGGCCATACAGAGCTCAGCCGATGATGACACAGCGGGAAAAGAGCACACAATGCGGAAGTAGCAGCGGCTATAAGGTCTCAGTAAGACAGACTGCAGTGCCTTTTACACACAgtattgttgtattttattcagAGCACGTAGTTGACTGATAACCTAGGAAGTGTATGCATTTAATTCTATGGTAAAGATGCAAGAATATCTTACGAATTTGACCGGATTTAACTTTGTATCATTACCAGTTTTGACTGCGGTGCTCAGCTGTGTCACTCTTTGCTGTTTATCGTCGTATAAATCACCCTGATCATccttttttttacagcactACGGACACGCAACCTCTTTAGGCGCGCTGCGTTTAAATGAATTTGGGAAATCCCACACGTGTTGTCAGCCACCGGTGCTGTCAATCCAGGGGCTTCCCGCGCTGAGCATGCGCACTGCTTGCGCCTGCTGCTTGGCCGAGACGCGCGTTAGGGTGGGATTGACAGGGAGTTTTCCGCGGAGTTTTCACCAGCTATCAGCGTGTGGGATTTCCCACAACGGCGAAAAATGGTTTTGTGGGGGAATATCATTCCAACTTTCCCACCTATTGTGTTTGGTAGTCTTATAGGGATTACAGAGACCCCCGGTAGTTGTggggaaataaaaataagaattgaGCTACAGGAAATCAGTGACAGGCTGAGGCTATATGCATGCAGCTGTGAGGGCTTATTCTCAAACATACTACTATTAGGAATAGGCTTATTAAATCTATATGAATTATAATAACTTTACCAGAGCTGAGTCTAGTGTACTTTATGTGGTGGTTCACAACAGGATAGAGACCCCATATGGTGCAGAGTGAATTTGAGGGATCATAATTGTAATGAAATAGAGAGAAAGAACACAGCACTTCTACTCTGGATTGACAAACTCTTCCCCCATTTATCCATGTGTACCTACAAAGATCATAATAACTGAAAGAGTGGCCTTTAGAATGAACTGGATGAAAACTTGAGACACAAGGACAGACTGTCACTGTATCTTTAAGGAAACTGGAGCAAAGACATGCATAAAGTTCcagatttttatttactgtaatttttttatGGTCTTAAATGATATCGAAAAGTGGGAAAGTAATCTCACTTTACAGTGAAACCCTAAACGTCTTAGTGTCGGGCTCTGTAAGATTTCCCAGTTTTAACCTTTAACTGtttcattcagctttccctGCTGTACATTGACCCTTAACTTGGCATTGTCTCTTGGGTACCATCTCTTCTGAGGTTTAAAATTCCTGAAGATTTATCGTGCCCTGTGTGTACAGCGATAGTAACTCTGATTATTTAGGCCACCTGTGAGGTTAAGACAGTAATTTGAGGCTTTAAGATAAGGCAAGCAGCTTGAGCAACCAATCTCCCCATGGACCATCTGCTTTGACAGCTCACTGACACAGGATCAACTCAAAGCTCTTGTTAGTTAGCCTGCATTTGCACTGCGACCTCATGCATTTTGGCAGGGAGGGGTGCACAAAGTGGCGTTCAGTATACTAATTTGACGCAAATCTTTGGGACATATGTTCTTtttcttataaaaacattatatatTTGTCATATAAAGCCCAGTGTGTTTAActgttttagtttgatttaaGGTGTTTCCTATTTCTGAACTATTGCTTCAGGCATTGATCACCTTTTAGTGTagttaaaacttaaaagtttttttaaatgtatctgTCATTGGCTGACATATCCATATCTCACCCGCCTCAGTAGTTGATATCTACTCCTTCTGTTCGCACGAAACAAATCTTACCCTCATTAAACAGCCCCACAGATATCCTGCCATTGCAATAAACCACTCAAAGACACACAACCTTAAGGTATAACTTATGGCCTCATTCAACAGGTCAACAACAATTTTCTATTTTCTAAAGACATCTTAGGAAATAAAGCTTGTTTGCAtctgataaaaaatgttaatgcaCTAAAATATAACCTCTGTTGTTATTATTGATCATGCACTTTCCCCTATAATTTTTACCAAATACATGGCTGAGGACATAACTATTTCCAGATAACTAATTGAAAATTATTTGAAAGTCCTCAGCTCTTGAAATAAACCCCCTGACAGTTGCAAGCCTAAAAGAAAATTGCTACACTTTAAAACTTAGTAAGGATTTCCTGATTTTCAAGTTTCCCTTAGTTTGCAAAAACAGGTGGAATGTGGAGAAAAGCGAGGGGTGGGAAGAAACTATATGGTCTAGGTGGAGTTGAAAAGGAAAGGTAAGTGGAGGAATGCTTAAAATAAACTAGTGCAAAAAGATTTACAACAGTTGTATAAAATTAATTGACATGAGTCACAAGTCAAGTTTCCATGAATGACAGACATCCCTCATAAATTACATCATCCTGCAGGTTTCAGCCACCCCCTGTGGAGAGGACAGTTCAATTTCAGTGGTTTTTGAAGTGTAGCACCCTCTTCAGGCCAACAATGGTAATGTATTACTACTGAATGGGAGCTCCAACATACCATAGTGAAACATTTCATCACCCTTTAGTTCATCAAGAGGTGAGCACTCTAGTTTTGACTGAGATGGTGCAGTTACTTTTGGATTATCCTCTAATAGTTAGCAGGAAGTAAATGACCATCacatgttttgcattttaaacccCTCTTACTTTTTAAAGTTATGTTTTCACCTTTACtaagttttaaaaatagttaCAATTACTTGAATTATATTAGTTTTCCTAATAATGTTGATGTTTTgactacattttatttaatttggtAGTTATGGGAAAGATGCCTAACTCTATAGGATCACAGGGTGATTTATCTGGtgggaacagaaaaaaaaacctttttgtgTTGTTAATACTAATGATATATTTTCCCCAAATGCTGCATAATTTAGTTACTGTTGCAATTATTATCACACCTCCTAGTTGCAGAAACCAATCCATTCAGGCATGTATGGTTAAGAAGATGTGCTGAAGCTCAAAATAAGCGTCAGAATGGAGAAGATAGATAATGTTAGTGACTTTCTGTGGATCAAGGTGCCAGACAGGTTGGCCTGGGTATTtaacaaactgctgatctacttgGATTTTtacacacaaccatctctaggttTTACTGAACagtctaaaaatgaaaatatccagtgagcggCATTTCTCTTGTCCAAATTGCCTTGTTAATGGAAGAGGTAAGAGCTGAAAGACCAAACTGATTCACGCTGATAGAAGGGCAATAATAACTTTAATGACCACTTGTTACAGCTAACGTTCATAGAAAAGCATCTCTGAGCATACAAGAGAGTTAAAGAGTTAAAGTTTCaatgaaatggagatcacctgagtgcagtgaatgtgtctcaagtgattgtagtattaaaacacctatgtctggaaggtccagtcactggttagtattcctggctaccattataccatgaagacaaaagaatacatCAAGCCAATTAGCAAAAATGTTTATGAAAAGTAAAGCTCCCAGGGTGGATACAGAACATTTCcagggcactgaacatcccccagaatccagttaaatccatcctcaagaaatggaaggaatatggcacatgtgtaaatctgcctctgcatacaacagctgttgcctgTTACCAGTCTAAGtctcgactagagttcaccagaagacATGTCGCAGGCCTTCAGagaagacactatgtttggtggacaccaaacactgcacatcaccacaaacacaccatccccatggtgttggcagcatcatgctgcggggatgcttctaagcagCTGGCTCAGGAAAGCTTCTacaggtagagggtaaaatgactgCAGCaatcctagaggacaatcttattcagtctgcaataGAACTATGGGTcagaagaagatttatttccagcgagacaatgacccaaagcatgcAGCGAAAGCTACACGGAACTGGTTTAAAGACAATGTGGATGTtgtggagtggccaagtcaaagctcGGACCTCAATCCATTAAGAATTTGtggttggacttgaaaagggctgttcatgcctgtccctgtgcaacctgacagatcCTGAGGAGTTTTGCTAAGAAGAATCGAGTAGAATTGCAGTGTCAAGacgtgcaagcctgattgagacctatccacacatactcagtgctgtgattacagccaaaggtgcatctgctaaatactgacttgaagcgttgttgttttcatggtaaaaaaaaaaaaaaaaaggtaaaattctGTTGACCAGGATTGATTttccaaataaatgaaataaacatacaAGGGATGATTA from Cheilinus undulatus linkage group 12, ASM1832078v1, whole genome shotgun sequence includes the following:
- the irf1b gene encoding interferon regulatory factor 1b; protein product: MPVSRMRMRPWLEKMIESKSITGLTWVDKDKTMFSIPWKHAARHGWEMDKDACLFKKWAIHTGKYVEGQTTDPKTWKANFRCAMNSLPDIEEVKDRSINKGHQAVRVFRMLPATPKSRDKRSKAKETKHRKKSSEIKTEDEDSDESQSYVSQRTTSTQENTVDSTVHTEQQDAASASPFEAPDYAHSVDIESDPFPSSFTHKFEVSPDHDMDYDITDDIIEICQQLERDSHWSYDSRGFLDNEACTSPGSQWSESSSADELEEIPQYTTLNSTLTNTADDFWSTFCHQIPPLI